The Klebsiella aerogenes KCTC 2190 region GCGAATCCAACCGCTCGTCGCTGGTGCCGTCTACTTTCGCGGTGTGCTCGTTATTCACCTGGCCGCCGGTAACATAGAAGCGCAGCATCGGGCGGAACTCCGGACCCATGCCGATGGCGATGTTCTGCGACAGCGTCAGCTTCCAGCCGTGGTTATCCCCGCCCTGGTCGTAGTCAACGCGCTGGTAGCCCGCTTCCAGCCAGGTCGAGTGCACATCGTTCCAGAAGTACATTGGCCGGACGATCGCGCCGTAGTTTTTACGGTTGTCGGTATTATCCTTGCCGTTGTCGTAGTCGTGGAAGGCCAGCAGATACTCGATCTGCGCCTGCTGGGTGAATTTATGGCTGCCCTCGAAGCTGGCGTAGACCGTGGTCAGGTCGTCGGTTTTGTTATAGACGCTGTTATCCGAGTTATCGGAGTAGCGCAGGATCACCTTATTCACCCCGCTGTCGTTGGTATGGCTCAGCACCAGCCCGCCCTGCCAGGCATCGAGGCGCGCGTCGCTGTCCACCGCTTTTGAGTCAAAGCCGTAGTTGGCGTACACCTCGACGTCGATCGGCCCGGCCTTGATGTTGTGGGTTTTGGTGGTCAGCGCGTAGTGACCGTTATCGCCGGTATCCGAGCTGCCGGTACAGGTGATGCGCGACGGGTTGGTCTCATCGGCCATCACTTCCGGGCTACAGGATTTCACCTGCGACACCGTCGCCACGTCGAACTGCACGCCGCCGATATCGAAGTTCTTCACCCCCGCGCCCTGACCGTCGTGGTTCATCCAGAAGTAGTCGTTGATCCCCTGTTGCGGGCGCTGGTGGAAATCGCGGCCGGCCCAGATATAGGCGTTGGGGTTGGATTCGAGGACGTTGGTGACGCCGACGTAGGCTTTTTTCAGGTTAACCTCGTCGCTCCAGTGGTCAAACATGACGTTGAGATCCCAGATGGCTCCCTGCGCGCTTTTGAATGCTTTGCTGATCTGGAATTCGCCGCCGTTACTTTCGTTACCGAGACGGCCGATCGCCGAGGCGCCGTTATAGGAGCCGTCGACGCCGACATATTTCTGGTCGCCGGTCTGGAAATGGGCGCCATAGCGGGCGTAGCCGCTAAATTTCAGGCCGAAAGGGATCGCCATATCCGGCGAAGCGGCGGTGGTCTGCGGGTTGGTCATCACGTCGACTTTTTTATTGGCGGCGGCGTCGATTTTAGCCTGGCGGTCGGCCAGCGCTTTATCGACGGCTTTCGCGACGATGGCGTCGATCTGTTCCTGGGTAAATTCTTGGGCTATTACAGAGGTAAACGGAGAAAACGCGGCGATAACCGCCATAGTTAATGGAAGCTTTCTAATCATTGTCATCATTATCTCAATAGAGGTTAATTTTATTCAGACAATAACAACCTTACTCTGGCTACGCAGAATATGTCGCTACTGTGAGAACAATTTATTTTTATTTTGTACCATTACAGAGGTTTTAAACTAGTATCGTAATTCTTTCTCCACAATCGAAATTAATGATTAGCGCTGATAGAAAATCATCGCCACAGTGATTCTGCCGCGTGGGCATCATTATATGGTGAGTAAAACCCTTGATAGTTATCCGCCTAAACTAAGATGGCATAATACCTCCGACATTGGTGAATGTAAGAAATGTAACAACTATGACACATCCTGTATTCTATAAACCGGTTGCTCAATTACGATATTTCACTCAGCGATTGAGAAAACACTCAAATGTGAGCCACCTCGCAAATATTACTTTCAAATATTTAATGCGAGAAAATCCATATAGAGTACATAGATTGTGTCAAGTGGCTGTTGCTCTGAGGATCACAGAAGTAAAAAAACATAATTAATTAATTTAAAAACGTAATAGATTCTTCGAGATCATTTGTGTCAGAAAGTGTTTCACACTCACACAACAAACCGGAGTCTGCTCAGAATGGGTAAAAAAATAATGCAAAGTCGCAATGATGAATATCATAAGTTAACTCGTGGGGAACGTATTGGCTACGGGATGGGCGATTTTGCGCAAAACCTGGTTTTCGGCACAATAGGCGGCTTTCTTGCTCTACATATGTTGACGGTGAATACGATCAGTACGGCCACTGCGGGGTTCATTTTTCTTTTCGTACGAATAATCAATGTGTTTTGGGATCCGATGGTTGGAACCTATGTAGACAAAAGAACGTCAGTCGCGGGTAAATACCGTCCCTGGCTGTTAAGAGCCGGCGTGCCGCTGGTGATCCTTTCCGCTTTGCTTTTTGCTCCCATTCCTGGCGTGAGAGGTTCCGTACCGTTCGCCTTTATCATTTATTTAGCGCTGGATTTAGTTTACTCCCTGGTGAATATCCCTTATGGTTCTCTTAATGCCTCACTGACAAGAGATCCGGAATCTATTGATAAATTAACCAGTACGCGAATGATGCTGGCTAATAGCGCCAATCTTCTGGTGTATACCCTTTTTCCGATGTTCGTGCAAATGGCCTCACCAAAAGACCGTAGCCTGAAGGATACCGGTTTTTTTGGCATAGAACTCAATCTGGGGAACTATACCGATCCATCAGCGAATTACGCCTGGTTCGGCGTCTACTCCGTGTATATGTTATTAGGTGCGGTGGCACTTTTCATTTGCTATAAATTCACTAAAGAACGCGTTGTTGCGACCGCGGAACAGACCGCCAACGTTAAAACAACCGATCTGTTCCTTGAACTTAAAAATAATCGTCCACTCGTCATTCTTGGATTGTTTTTCATGCTGGCCTTTACCTTCATGTTCTTTATGAACACGGTTAACGGCTTTTTCAATCAGTATGTTGTTGGTCACTCCGAATGGATGGGCGCCGTTGGACTGGTCGCCTCCATACCCGGTATTGCGTTCCCCATATTTTGGCCAAAACTAAAAAAGATTTTTGGTAAAAAAGGCTTCTTCCACATTTTCCTGGGAATGTTTATTGCCGGTGAATTATTAACTTACGTCTGGTCGCGTGAAGGCATGCACGATGCGCTGTGGCTTGCTTACATCGCCACATTCATTAAACAGTGGGGCTTAACCTCAGCCACCGGATTTATGTGGGCGCTGGTTCCTGAAGTTATTGCTTATGGTGAATTAAAGTCTGGTAAGAGAAATGCAGCAATTATTAATGCCATTATGGGACTGTTTTTCAAGATTGGCTTTACCATTGGCGGCGCCATTCCTCTGTGGCTGCTGGCCGCCTATGGATTTAATGAAACCGGCGCGCAGCAAAGCGCGAGCGCTATCGATGGGATCATGATGACAGCGGTCTGGATCCCTATCGCCTTAGCGATTGTAGCAATGATCGTCATGCAAATTTATCCCATCTCAGACAAACACGTCAGCGACATTAACCGCCAGCTTGATGAGATTCGGGTGTAAATTCAATACAGATTAAACTTTAAATTTATAAAGGTGTAATAATATGTCCCTTATCCAAAACCCTATATTACGTGGTTTTAATGCCGACCCTAGTATTATCCGTGTTGAGGACACCTACTATATCGCCAACTCGACATTTGAGTGGTTTCCTGGCGTTCGTTTACATGAATCAAAAGATCTGCAACACTGGAATCTTCTGCCGTCGCCATTGTCGACCACTACCCTCTTAGATATGAAGGGGAATCCGTCTTCAGGCGGTATTTGGGCTCCGGCGCTCTCTTATGCGGATGGTAAATTCTGGTTAGTGTATACCGATGTGAAAGTCACCGAAGGTGCCTTTAAAGACATGACAAACTACCTGACCACCGCAACAGATATTCGCGGCCCGTGGAGTGCGCCGATAAAACTGAATGGCGTGGGTTTCGATGCTTCACTTTTCCATGACGATGATGGCCGTAAATATATTGTGCAACAGACGTGGGATCATCGGGAGTATCACCATCCTTTTGATGGGATTACCTTAACAGAGCTTGATACAACAACTTTAAAATTAATGCCGGAAACCGCGCGTACCATCTATCGCGGTACCGCAGTGGCGCTCGTCGAGGGACCTCATCTCTATAAACTGAACGGTTATTACTATCTCTTTGCCGCTCAAGGGGGGACGGTATTTACTCATCAGGAGGTGGTAGCCCGTTCCAAGACATTAAACGCCGACAGCTTCGAAACAGAGCCTGGCGAGGTATTTTTAACTAACGTTGATACCCCTGACAGCTATATCCAGAAACAAGGACACGGCGCTTTGGTTTCGACGCCCGAAGGCGAATGGTATTATGCTTCGCTCTGCGCTCGTCCGTGGAATCGCCCAGGCGAGTCTATTTATGATCCTCGCGGCTGGTCTACCCTTGGCCGGGAAACGGCCATCCAAAAAGTATATTGGGATGAAGATGGCTGGCCGCGTATTGAAGGCGGTCACGGCGGTAAAACGTTTGTCGAGGGCCCAAAAGACGCCATTTATACCGAAAGCGCGAAAGATAATAGCCAGCACGATGAATTTACTACGCCAACGTTTAATCTCAACTGGAATACCCTGCGGGTACCGTTTACCGAAAAGATGGGTACCACAGGCGACGGAAAGCTTACCTTAATCGGCCAGGGATCATTAGCGAATACGCATGATTTGTCGTTGATTGCCCGCCGCTGGCAAGCCTTTTACTTTAATGCCCAGGTTAAAGTCGCTTTTAATCCTTTCAGCTACCAACAAATGGCCGGATTAACCAATTACTACAACGACCGTCACTGGAGTTTTGCTTTTGTAACCTGGAATGAAATTAACGGCAGAGTCATCGAGGTTGCCGAGAACAATCGTGGAAAATATACTTCGTACCTGAAAGATAACGCGATTAATATTCCTGACGACATCGAATTCGTGTGGTTACGGACAAAAGTCAGGAAGCAGACCTATAGCTATGAGTATAGTTTTGACGGCGCCGAGTTTATTGAAATTCCGGTAGTTTTCGATGCCGCAGTCCTTTCCGATGACTATGTTCTGCAAAGCTATGGCGGGTTCTTTACCGGTGCATTTGTCGGTCTTGCGGCAGTAGACTACTCAGGCTACGGCGCCAGCGCTGAATTTTATGATTTCGATTATCAAGAGTTTGGCGACTCGTTAATTGGCACGGATGTTTATAGTTGGGAGGCTGGCGAGCTACGTGCTGATTAGTTTGATGAACGTCTTTTATAGTCAACCTGGCGCAGATTAACCCGGTAAGAAGAAAGCGAAGATCTGTGGATTGGCAATGTTTATATCAGGACGGTGGGTTCCCCCACCGTCTCGTTATGACTTTTTTACTGCTTTTTAACGCCCAGACAACCACGTACAAATTCCGGATTAAAATGTTTCACCGCTTCACCCACATAGCCTAAATCCAGTGCACTAATTAGCGCCATTTCGCTATCGGTTAGGGAGAAATCCCAGAGATCAAAGTTTTCTGCAATACGTTCCTGCCGGGTAGATTTAGGAATTACCGTGACGCCGCGCTGCACGTTCCAGCGCAGAATAACCTGGGCGATGGTTTTTTGATGGGCAGCGGCAATCCCCTGCAGCATTTCATTTTCATACGGTTTATGTCTCCCGCCGCCTAACGGCGCCCAGGCTTCGGGCTGAACGTTATAGCGCTTCATGGTTTCCAGCGCGGCGGGTTGCGCAAAATAAGGATGTAATTCGACCTGGTTCACCATGGGCTTAATTCTGACGGTTTCACAGAAATTAACTAACACGTGAGCGTAGAAGTTGGACACGCCGATGGCTTTCAGTTTACCGGCTTCATAAGCCTCTTCCAGCGCGCGCCAGGCGCTGAAATAATCGCCCATGGCCTGATGCAATAAATAGAGATCAAAATACTCCAGGCCCGATTTTTTCAGCGACGCCTCAATACCGGCTTTAGCCACAGCGCCGTTGGCCATGTCCTGAACCCACAGCTTCGACGTGATAAATAACTCCTCGCGGGTACACAGCCCTTCGGCGATAGCCTCGCGAACCGCATCACCCACGGCATCTTCATTGGCGTAGATGGCAGCGGTATCAATCAGGCGATAACCGGTACGAATAGCGCTTAAAACCGACTGCTTACACTCTTCTTTATCGGTGACCTTAAACACGCCAAAGCCGACCATCGGCATTCTGAGGTTGTTACTTAATACTGAATATTTCACGGCAAGGCCCCTGTCATGTTAAAACACCATTTTAGGCCGGAAACACCACCATGATTAGTCTGTCATTTCTCATTTGACCTATGCATTGAATTCATAAATACAGGCAGGTTGATTGGCGCAACGCTACAGAGCGGCGAACGTATCGAATTAATGCCGGATATGGAAACGACGAGTAAGAGTGAACCACAAAATATTGCTGCTTTTACCCTCATGCTCTTCACCCAACGTTAATCGTCAGGGCCGTAATTGATTATTAGATAGTCTTTTTAAGTAATTCTGATAACATGCCTGTAACAAATAGGCCACCATGGCGACCCATTTGTTACTCGTGGCGATTAGAACAGAATGCAGAAATAATATATGTCGCGATAATAATAACAATCATTGTGAACGCGACATCATGTTACGGCATGCCATTATGCATATATCTAACTAATCTTAATATCATCGAAGTTGATATCTTCCTCTTCTTGATCGTTATTGATAACAACATCGCGAGGAACATCTTTTTTGATGACAGCATAAATGGTTGCTGTTACTAATATATTAACTATCAATGCCATAATACCTGCCATGGGATTTGACATTGTTGGGAGCATCAATACCCCGCCAAAAGGTACAGTTGCATCCGCACCATACACCATGGTGATTGCACCACCACAAGCACCGCCGATTGCCGCTGCTGCAATACCGCGAACGATATCATTCATCACTATAGGGATAGACCCTTCAACAATATTCACTACCCCCATAGGAACCGCCGACTTTAACATTTCGATTTCTTCGTTATTATAGATATTTTTGCGAAGCAGTTTGGCGATAAAAAATGCAAGCCCAAAACCGATAGGTGTTGCCGTGTTGACTAACTGAAGGGCCGTAACTGGCTCATTTATACCCTGTGCCTGGAGAGTTAAGACGAATGCAAAGCACGTTTTATTGATCGGCCCACCAAAGTCAACGATACACAACGCCCCAATAACAGCACCTAATACTAAATTAGATGAAGTTCCCATACTTCTCAGGAACGATGTGAGTGCATCGGTAAAAATACCAATAGGCGTGCCGATGATATAGACCATGAGCAGAGCACTGAAAATGGATGCAAAAAATGGCACAATCAATGTCGGCATTAAACCCCGGGCCCAGCCAGGAACCTTCACATTTTTAATGATAGCAAGAGCAATATACCCGGAAATGTAGCCACCGATCATGCCCCCGATAAAACCCGCACCAATAGCATTAGCGGCCAGACCGACAACAAAACCAGGGGCAATACCGGGCTTACCTGCGATCGAACCGGAAATTCCGATAGCAATAACAACGGGCAATAGTCCGAGCGCCTTAGCTCCCATGGTAGCGAAAGCCTGCCACAGATCAAATTGACCCGATACTAAAGTGTCCTGAACCGTCCCGCCAAAACCCATACCGATGGCAATAATAAACCCAGCACCACAGACAATCGGAATCAAGAATGAGATGGCAGTCAGCAGATGACCTTTAGGGTTTGCTGCTTTCCATATTTCTTTTATATTCATAAATTACGCCCTTTATTTTATATAGGATACGCATAGGTAGGTGTTATGAATTGACTAATTCACCAAGCTTTTCAATAAGCTTATTTGGTGATTTAACTGCCATTTCCGTTGGTACTTTGACGACTTTCTTCCCGGCAAATCTTTCTTCACCTGAAACTTTAACATCGGCGGCTAACAGAACAATGTCGGCTTGTGCAATTTCTTCAGCGGTCAAGGCATTCTCGATACCTATAGTGCCTTGCGTTTCGATTTTGACATTGTGACCGGCCTTTTTTGCTGCCATTTCAATTTTCTTTTGCGCAATATAGGTGTGTGCAATACCTACAGTGCAGGCTGTAATTCCAACAATATTCATAACTATTCTCCGGGGTTAATTGTTTTCGATGCTATGATAATTAAATTAAGCGCTGACACCTTCAGCATTTAAAAGATCAATGATTTTCTGCGGGGAATCTTCCATCAGTAATTTTCCTACTATCTCTTCATCGGCAAGTGAACCTGAAACCTGGGATAATAATCGGATGTGGGTGGTATTTTGATCCACCAGGCATACAGCAAATAAAATAATACAACGAACGTCACTACCATCCATAGTTTCCCAGGGGATATGATGTTGGGTTCGGCCAATGGCCAATGCCGTACGGGCTACGCCTGAGGATTTACCATGAGGGATCGCTATATGATTTTCGAATCCAGTAGAGCCCTGTTCTTCGCGTAACCAAACATCTTTCAGAAAAATATCTTTATTAATAACAGCTCCATCACGTACTAATAAGTCGGCTAATTCTTCAATTGCTTCTTTCTTACTCTTAGCCATCATGTTTAATTTAATATTTTTTACGTTCAGTACACTCGAAATGTCCATAAGTTACCTTCGTTAACATAAATAATCATCAGTAATCAGCGATACCAGGTTCTGCCACCACGTAGTCTGCCAAACCCGTCGGGGCCGGACAGCATAATAGATAGCATCCGCAAGCGTACGACGAGGCGTCGCAAGCGAACTCCAGATATAAAAAGGGTTACAGCGCTCTCAACCATATAAATCTAACGCGAAGGCAAAGAGACAGACCGGTTAAATAGACTCTTTGCACTGCGCAATGGCTCAATACGGCTGAGCGCGCTGCAATTTTCAGGCAGCGATTTCGCGTTGATAGATATCGACCATTTTATCCCATGCATCGCTGACATTATCCGCCAGGGAGAACAGGCCCGAGGTTCCCACAATAAAGACGTCAACGCCCGATTGGGAGATAACATTAAAAGTTTTCTCGTTACAGGAGCCGTCAATTTCGGTCAGATAGTGGTAACCATGCACTTCGCGCATCGCGATCAGCTGTTTAATTTTATTGAGCGATTCTGGGATAAATTTCTGACCTGCGTAGCCCGGGTCAACCGACATGACGGTCACTTTATCCAGCAGGTGCGCGTACTCTTTAATAGCATCCGCCGGAGTAGCTGGGTTCAACACTACGCCGCAGCGACGACCAGCGTCTTTAATCTGGTTCAACAGCCGGAATATTTTGTTATTCGCCGTCTCAGGGTGGAAGCTGATAATATCGGCCCCGGCATTAATACACATTGGAATTATATCTTCCGGGTGATTCACCATCAGATGTACGTCGATCGGCACATCGGTAATTTTTTTCAGGTTTTCGATAAAAAACGGTGATAGCGTAATATTCTTCACATAGTTACCGTCCATAATATCGACGTGATAAAAATCAGCCCGACCGTTCATTGCCGTAATTTGCTCTCTGAATTGCGTTAAATCCATACACATTAACGAGGGCGAAAATTTAGCTGCCATACCTCACCTCTATAAAATTAGTTAGTTAAACAGTGACACGACATGCCCAAGAATGATGCCAACAACGCCAAAGTCCGCATCGCCAAAGGTGGTGGATGCAAAGCCAAGGTCGCCCATCAGGGGCAGCAAAATCGCGGGCAAAAAAGAAATCAACAGACCGTGAGCGAATGCCCCCACCACCGCGCCGCGACGACCGCCGCAGATGTTGCCGTAAACGCCCGCCGTCGCGCCGCAGAAGAAGTGCGGCACCAGGCCGGGAACAATGACGCTCAGGCCAAGCAGCGGACACAGGAACATACTCACCAGACCAGCGGCAAAACTTGACAGGAAGCCGACGATCACCGCGTTCGGGGCGAACGGAAAGACGGTTGGACAGTCGAGCGCCGGTTTCGCGTCTTTCACCAGCTTGTCGGCGATGCCTTTAAAGGCCGGAACAATTTCGGCAATAATCATGCGAACACCCGCAAGGATGATCCACACGCCTGCCGCGAAGGTCAGCGACTGGATAATGGCAAAGATGATAAAGTTCTGACCACCACTGATGCTGGTCTCAACAAACTCTTTACCTGCGACCAGTACCAGAATCAGGAACAGAATCATCATCGTCAGCGAGATAGCCACCGAGGAGTCACGCAGGAAGTTCAGCGTTTTCGGCACCTTCAGCTCTTCAATCGACGGGCTGCCTTTACCGATCGCTTTTCCCACCAGCGCCGACAGCAGATACCCGGTTGAACCAAAGTGGCCCAGCGCCAGGTCATCAGTGCCGGTAATTTTGCGGGTAAATGGCTGCAGAATAGCCGGAGAGACCACCATCATGATGCCGAGGATTACCGCCCCCACCAGTACCACCCAGAACGGCGACAGACCGCCGACAGAGAGAATGACAGCCAGCATCGCCGACATATACAGCGTGTGGTGGCCTGTCAGGAAGATGTATTTCAGCGGCGTAATACGGGCAAGAACAATATTAAACAACATCCCCAGCACCATGATCATGGCTGTCGCAGTACCGTAGTTTTTCTGCGCCAGCGCCGCCATGGCGTCAGTATTGGGGACAACACCCTGAATATGGAAGGAGTGCTCAAACAGCTGGCTAAACGTCGTTAACGTCGTGGCGACAATCGCCGCCCCGGATGTTAATATCACAAACCCCATAATGGTTTTGAGGGTTCCGGAAATAACGTCGGAAACTGCTTTTTTCTGCAATAATAAGCCGAACAGGGAAAACAAACCGACCAGTATTGCTGGTGTGCCCAACACATCATGAATAATAAACTGCAGCATAGAATGACTCCGTAAGGCCGCAAATAATTAATCAGAGATTCTCGGAAAGAATTTCTTTGATTTTATTGTTATCCAGCAGGTTAGATAAACCAAAAACCTGGGCAGAATGGCTGGACAGATGTTCAGCTATATCCCTGGCGCTAAGAATAATATCGGCAGTCTCGCTTTTTGCTGAAGTCAGATCGGTATGGGAAACCTCTGCTTCTTTATTTAACTCTGTAATGATTTTTTTCACGTTCATTTCAACGATAAAGCTACTACCTAAACCGTTACCGCAAACAATCAGAACCTTTTTCATCTCTACCTCACTATCCATTGATAACGGCTTGAATTTTCGCCATTGATGATGCTTTCAGCAGTGCTGAGAGTCGTTCATCATCACTAAAAATGTCTGCCAGGGCTGTAATCATATTGATGTGTTCATCTCCCGAAAGCGCACACAGCATAATCACGACGTAAATAGGGTCATTCTCTTCCGAGCCAAAAGAAACGCCTTTTTTAATATGCAAAAGCGATAAACCATTTTTAATTGCACCTTGCTCCGGGCGAGCATGAGGCATCGCCAGACCAGGCGCTAAAACATAATAAGGACCAAGTTTTTCATGGCTGTTAAAAATGGCCTGAATATAATTTTCAGTAATCGCCTCTTTCGCCAATAAGGGTTGAGCCGATAACGTAATTGCCTGTTTCCAGTCACTGACTGAATCCACAATCTGGATATTTTCCGTTGGTAACCAGGTCGTGATCATAAATTCCCCGATAGCATTGAAAGTGAGCCTACTATAGTGGAATCTCTTCGCGGCTTACCGTGATCTTCATCTCAAAGTTAGCGCTAACATGGCAACAATGTTAAAATTCTTGTTACCGCTAACTTTGTTATCCATACTTATCATTACTTTGCAGTTGGGCAATACGTAAAATGCCAAACATCATTTACAATGGCTGCCCAGTCAGGCGAAAGGAGGACACCAGTGCAGACGTTAGAAGCGGACGATAGCGCGAGAGAAAAACGCAGGAAAAACACCGGTAAAATTACGCTTGCTGAAGTGGCAAAACTGGTCGGCGTGAGCACGATGACCGTGTCACGCGCGTTACGCATGCCTGAAAAAGTGAATCCTGAACTGCGTACACGCATTGAAGCCGCAGTAAGCGAGCTGGGCTATGTGCCAAATCTGCAGGCCCGCAACCTTGCCTCTGCTGACTCCAGTCTGGTGATGGGCGTGGTTCCCTCTTTTTCCTCCCCGGGCTTTCTTGCCGTCTCCGAAACACTACAGACCGTGCTCACGACCCAGGGCTATAGCATGATGTTTATCGAGTCCGGTCAGGGTGGACAGAGTGAAGAAAAAGCTTTTGCGCAAATGCTCGCTTACAACCCGGCTGCGATTGTTCAATTCAATATTGATAACATCAGCAGTTGTTCGCAAATGATAAGTAACACCGGCGTGCCGGTGGTTGAGATTGGCGCCATCAATCGCGATGCGAGCTGGGTCAGCATTGGCGTTGACTATGCCGCAGCCATCAAAAAGTTGGTCACATCGCTTGTACAGACCGGATATAAAAATATCGGCCTGCTTTGCACGGCTTCCAATAACATTATGTTTCGCCAGGTACTAAGCGGTTGGAACAGCGCGATGCTCTCCGTTAACCACTCTCCGCATCGCGTGGTGACCTCTCACCTGCCGGCAGGCATTACGACCGGCCTGAACCTGCTCGGCGATATTCGTATCACCTGGCCTGAGCTTGATGCGCTGATTTGCACATCCGATGAAATCGCCTGCGGTTGCATTATGGCCTGCCATGGCGCGGGGCAAAAAGTGCCTGACTCTCTGGCACTGGCAAGCCTGAGCGGGGGGACTCTTGCCGCCGTTTGCTCACCGGCGCTGACTGCCGTCGAATTCCCCTGGAGTGAAACGGGAACCCTCGCAGGACAAACACTGCTTGAGCTGCTGGCGGGTAATTCGACGGATAAATTCATTGAATTACCCTCAGCGTTACAAGTTCGCGCCAGCACCAGGAAGCAGTAGCGTTGGCGACATATTTATTGATTTGTTATCCCACCGAATACGGCAGGATAACTATGCGTTAGAAAAGTTATGCTTTCTGCTGTGGCGGGTAATGGTCAGAAGGAGAAACTGGCGCTGTAAGCCGCGCCAGTTCTGAGGTTAGCGATGGTTGCCTGACGCCATCAGGCAACCGCTACTGATTAATGCTTCACAATATACATCGTGCGGCTGTAGGCCACGTCTTCCGGATTGGTGATCGGGTATCCTTTTAACCACGGCTTGATCAGGCGGCCGTTGGTATACTGATATATCGGCGCAATAGGCGCTTTGGCCATGATGATTTTCTCTGCCGCATTGTAATCATCGTTACGCGCTTTTTCCGAGGTTTCCTGCGCCGCCTGGATGAGGATCTTATCGTATGCCGGATCGTTAAAGCGCGAGATATTACCGCTATGAGTAGAAGTGAGTAGCGACAGGAAAGTCGACGGCTCGTTGTAATCCCCTACCCACGATGCGCGGATAACGTCAAAATTACCGGTATTACGGCTATCGATATAGGTCTTCCACTCCTGGTTTTGTAGCTTCACATCCACACCAAGGTTTTTCTTCCACATCGATGCCACGGCGATGGCGATTTTCTGGTGATTTTCCGACGTGTTGTACAGCAGCGTCAGCTTCAGCGGACGGTCCGGGCCATATCCTGCCGCCGATAGCAGCGCTTTAGCCTGGGCATTAAGCTCGGCCTGGCTCATGCTTTCAAACTGCGAAGGCTGCGGGGTAAAGCCTGCGGTGACGTCAGGGGTGAACCGCCAGGCCGGTTTCTCACCGGTACCGAGGATTTTCTCCGCCATAATCCGCCGGTCGATGGTCATGCTTAACGCCAGACGCACGCGCTCATCGGCGGTTGGCCCTTTCTGGGTATTGAAAGCGTAATAATAGGTACCTAACTGCGGCGGCGTGTAGACCTGTCCGGGAA contains the following coding sequences:
- a CDS encoding aldo/keto reductase produces the protein MKYSVLSNNLRMPMVGFGVFKVTDKEECKQSVLSAIRTGYRLIDTAAIYANEDAVGDAVREAIAEGLCTREELFITSKLWVQDMANGAVAKAGIEASLKKSGLEYFDLYLLHQAMGDYFSAWRALEEAYEAGKLKAIGVSNFYAHVLVNFCETVRIKPMVNQVELHPYFAQPAALETMKRYNVQPEAWAPLGGGRHKPYENEMLQGIAAAHQKTIAQVILRWNVQRGVTVIPKSTRQERIAENFDLWDFSLTDSEMALISALDLGYVGEAVKHFNPEFVRGCLGVKKQ
- a CDS encoding carbohydrate porin, with the protein product MTMIRKLPLTMAVIAAFSPFTSVIAQEFTQEQIDAIVAKAVDKALADRQAKIDAAANKKVDVMTNPQTTAASPDMAIPFGLKFSGYARYGAHFQTGDQKYVGVDGSYNGASAIGRLGNESNGGEFQISKAFKSAQGAIWDLNVMFDHWSDEVNLKKAYVGVTNVLESNPNAYIWAGRDFHQRPQQGINDYFWMNHDGQGAGVKNFDIGGVQFDVATVSQVKSCSPEVMADETNPSRITCTGSSDTGDNGHYALTTKTHNIKAGPIDVEVYANYGFDSKAVDSDARLDAWQGGLVLSHTNDSGVNKVILRYSDNSDNSVYNKTDDLTTVYASFEGSHKFTQQAQIEYLLAFHDYDNGKDNTDNRKNYGAIVRPMYFWNDVHSTWLEAGYQRVDYDQGGDNHGWKLTLSQNIAIGMGPEFRPMLRFYVTGGQVNNEHTAKVDGTSDERLDSLNIGGMFEAWF
- a CDS encoding glycoside hydrolase family 43 protein, with amino-acid sequence MSLIQNPILRGFNADPSIIRVEDTYYIANSTFEWFPGVRLHESKDLQHWNLLPSPLSTTTLLDMKGNPSSGGIWAPALSYADGKFWLVYTDVKVTEGAFKDMTNYLTTATDIRGPWSAPIKLNGVGFDASLFHDDDGRKYIVQQTWDHREYHHPFDGITLTELDTTTLKLMPETARTIYRGTAVALVEGPHLYKLNGYYYLFAAQGGTVFTHQEVVARSKTLNADSFETEPGEVFLTNVDTPDSYIQKQGHGALVSTPEGEWYYASLCARPWNRPGESIYDPRGWSTLGRETAIQKVYWDEDGWPRIEGGHGGKTFVEGPKDAIYTESAKDNSQHDEFTTPTFNLNWNTLRVPFTEKMGTTGDGKLTLIGQGSLANTHDLSLIARRWQAFYFNAQVKVAFNPFSYQQMAGLTNYYNDRHWSFAFVTWNEINGRVIEVAENNRGKYTSYLKDNAINIPDDIEFVWLRTKVRKQTYSYEYSFDGAEFIEIPVVFDAAVLSDDYVLQSYGGFFTGAFVGLAAVDYSGYGASAEFYDFDYQEFGDSLIGTDVYSWEAGELRAD
- a CDS encoding PTS fructose transporter subunit IIC — encoded protein: MNIKEIWKAANPKGHLLTAISFLIPIVCGAGFIIAIGMGFGGTVQDTLVSGQFDLWQAFATMGAKALGLLPVVIAIGISGSIAGKPGIAPGFVVGLAANAIGAGFIGGMIGGYISGYIALAIIKNVKVPGWARGLMPTLIVPFFASIFSALLMVYIIGTPIGIFTDALTSFLRSMGTSSNLVLGAVIGALCIVDFGGPINKTCFAFVLTLQAQGINEPVTALQLVNTATPIGFGLAFFIAKLLRKNIYNNEEIEMLKSAVPMGVVNIVEGSIPIVMNDIVRGIAAAAIGGACGGAITMVYGADATVPFGGVLMLPTMSNPMAGIMALIVNILVTATIYAVIKKDVPRDVVINNDQEEEDINFDDIKIS
- a CDS encoding MFS transporter, encoding MQSRNDEYHKLTRGERIGYGMGDFAQNLVFGTIGGFLALHMLTVNTISTATAGFIFLFVRIINVFWDPMVGTYVDKRTSVAGKYRPWLLRAGVPLVILSALLFAPIPGVRGSVPFAFIIYLALDLVYSLVNIPYGSLNASLTRDPESIDKLTSTRMMLANSANLLVYTLFPMFVQMASPKDRSLKDTGFFGIELNLGNYTDPSANYAWFGVYSVYMLLGAVALFICYKFTKERVVATAEQTANVKTTDLFLELKNNRPLVILGLFFMLAFTFMFFMNTVNGFFNQYVVGHSEWMGAVGLVASIPGIAFPIFWPKLKKIFGKKGFFHIFLGMFIAGELLTYVWSREGMHDALWLAYIATFIKQWGLTSATGFMWALVPEVIAYGELKSGKRNAAIINAIMGLFFKIGFTIGGAIPLWLLAAYGFNETGAQQSASAIDGIMMTAVWIPIALAIVAMIVMQIYPISDKHVSDINRQLDEIRV